The Persephonella atlantica genome includes a window with the following:
- a CDS encoding DUF2283 domain-containing protein, with protein sequence MINEKELMKEIENDEWLSLNNIEEEKKKLKKVVKEVEEEKLVKKALDKLFGILKTEKSLDELREEIYREINGKRIKYDKENDILTIKLSDKKPIESEHLIEQGIVVDYDENDNIIGLEIFDWSERKGKDNTK encoded by the coding sequence TTGATAAATGAAAAAGAGCTTATGAAAGAAATAGAAAATGATGAATGGCTTTCCCTAAATAATATAGAAGAGGAAAAGAAAAAACTAAAAAAGGTTGTAAAGGAAGTTGAAGAGGAAAAGTTAGTGAAGAAAGCACTGGATAAACTATTTGGTATATTAAAAACAGAAAAATCTTTGGATGAACTTAGAGAGGAAATATATAGAGAAATCAATGGTAAACGAATAAAATATGATAAGGAAAACGATATACTTACTATAAAGTTATCTGACAAAAAACCTATAGAAAGTGAACATTTAATAGAGCAAGGTATCGTTGTTGATTACGATGAAAATGATAATATCATAGGATTGGAAATTTTTGACTGGAGCGAAAGAAAAGGTAAGGATAATACAAAATAA
- a CDS encoding AAA family ATPase, with product MSKILFIIAGANGSGKTTFAKEFCKVNNLEFINTDEIAQICNNQIKAGKIFLKTVKEKLNQDNSFVIETTLSGKYIRSFITEAKSKGFKVKLIYIFLDNVKENILRVKHRVLNGGHNVNEKDIVRRYFRSRRMFLEMKDNIDSWSLIFNGEGNFILVAKDNQIYLEDLYKRFQEDLNEL from the coding sequence ATGAGTAAAATTTTATTCATAATTGCTGGTGCAAATGGAAGTGGTAAGACCACATTTGCTAAAGAATTTTGCAAAGTAAATAATCTTGAATTCATAAATACAGACGAAATTGCACAAATTTGTAATAATCAAATTAAAGCTGGAAAAATATTCTTAAAAACAGTAAAAGAAAAGCTAAATCAGGATAATTCTTTTGTTATAGAAACAACCTTGTCTGGAAAATATATCAGATCCTTTATTACCGAGGCTAAATCAAAAGGTTTTAAAGTAAAGTTAATATATATCTTTTTAGATAACGTTAAAGAAAACATATTGCGAGTGAAACATAGAGTTTTAAACGGTGGACATAACGTTAATGAAAAAGATATAGTCAGGAGATACTTTAGAAGTAGAAGGATGTTTTTGGAGATGAAGGACAATATTGACAGCTGGAGTTTAATATTTAATGGAGAAGGAAATTTTATTTTGGTCGCAAAAGATAACCAGATTTATTTAGAAGATCTATATAAGAGATTTCAGGAGGATTTAAATGAACTTTAA
- a CDS encoding DNA cytosine methyltransferase — MYKPKVVSLFSGAGGMDLGFEMAGYNIIWANDIDKWAVETFKKNFPETEIVLGDISEISSDEIPSCDVVIGGFPCQDFSVLGGKTRKGIQAKRGKLYKEFLRVVKAKQPKVFVAENVKGILSANKGLAIKIIKHDFEYLSDVNLDVDFESFTEEEVNAWDNNLPLFTYEEINHSRDYVVFVDLYKFVEYGVPQIRERVLIIGIRKDVYKAVGVPFKKPKPLIEDSSNYISSGEVLEGKVLYYDKPVEEVPFNNEIQKLKPRTIEMLKRIPEGGNYQDLPPEYAVKGLMSNIYRKLHRKKPSPTIIANGGGGTWGYHYEEPRSLTNRERARLQTFPDDFIFEGPIGEVRKQIGNAVPPLGIMPVAFELKKYLIENYKLENDEFYKNYTKIIEPRILKGSV, encoded by the coding sequence ATGTACAAACCAAAAGTAGTTTCTTTGTTCTCTGGGGCTGGAGGCATGGATTTAGGATTTGAAATGGCTGGATATAACATCATCTGGGCTAATGATATAGATAAGTGGGCTGTAGAAACTTTCAAGAAGAATTTCCCTGAAACGGAGATAGTTTTAGGTGATATAAGTGAAATATCTTCAGATGAAATACCAAGTTGTGATGTAGTAATTGGGGGGTTCCCATGCCAAGATTTTTCAGTATTAGGAGGAAAAACAAGAAAAGGAATACAAGCAAAGAGAGGAAAGCTGTATAAAGAGTTTCTAAGAGTCGTTAAAGCCAAACAACCAAAAGTTTTTGTTGCTGAAAATGTAAAAGGCATATTAAGTGCTAACAAAGGGTTGGCTATAAAAATCATAAAACATGACTTTGAGTATTTATCTGATGTAAACCTTGATGTGGATTTTGAATCTTTTACAGAAGAAGAAGTAAATGCATGGGACAATAACCTACCTTTATTTACCTATGAAGAAATTAATCACAGCAGAGATTATGTTGTTTTTGTAGATTTATATAAATTTGTTGAGTATGGTGTTCCCCAAATTCGTGAGAGAGTTCTTATAATAGGAATAAGGAAAGATGTGTATAAAGCAGTAGGGGTTCCTTTTAAAAAACCTAAACCTTTAATTGAAGATTCTTCTAATTACATATCTTCAGGAGAAGTTTTAGAAGGAAAAGTTCTTTACTACGACAAACCTGTTGAAGAAGTTCCTTTCAACAACGAGATCCAAAAACTGAAGCCAAGAACTATAGAAATGCTAAAAAGAATTCCAGAAGGAGGAAATTACCAAGATTTACCTCCAGAGTATGCTGTTAAAGGCTTAATGAGCAATATTTATAGGAAACTTCATAGAAAAAAACCGTCGCCAACTATTATTGCAAATGGAGGAGGCGGAACCTGGGGATATCATTATGAAGAACCGAGGTCTCTTACAAATAGAGAGCGAGCCAGACTCCAAACTTTCCCAGATGATTTTATATTTGAAGGACCTATAGGAGAAGTTAGGAAACAAATAGGCAATGCAGTACCTCCATTGGGTATAATGCCTGTAGCTTTTGAGTTAAAAAAGTACCTTATTGAAAACTATAAGTTAGAAAATGACGAATTTTACAAAAACTATACTAAAATTATAGAGCCGAGGATACTTAAAGGGAGTGTCTAA